AACAATCACACGGGTGTTCTCCCAATGGAGAAGGAGATGTACCTTCTGCTACTGAAACCAAGCTGGTAGAAATATGAAGAATTTCACTGCTAATTAACTTATGGGGATGGAAAAATTCGATTAAACAGCCATTGAAATGGTCTTAGAAACTCAACTCTTTTCTTGCGCCAGAACCATACGGCAAGATTGTAGTGTTCATTACGGATTATTTGAGTTGCGGCTTTCCAGTCGTACTTCTCCATCTCCTTGCGAGCTGCTTTCGCCATTGTTTCCCTCAGTTCACGATTGTCCAACAGAGGCTTCAGCTTGTTTAAGCAGTCATCGATGTCTCCCGGGGTATAAAGGTGGCCGATTTTACCATCTTGTTCAGGAGGGATTATATCTGGAACTCCACCAGCACGAGCTCCGATCACGGGGATCCCAGAGGACATAGCCTCTAATACGACGAGTCCCAATGTCTCTGATTCGGAAGGCATTACGAAAATGTCGCCGCTGGCATAAGCCTGAGATAGCTCTTCCCCAGACAACATGCCCGTAAATACTGCAGGCATGCCAGTGAACATCTTCTCTAGCTCCTCCCTgtcatgaaagaaaatacatcATACAGttacaaacaaaccaaaacataaaacaattcTGTCCATGACTTTAAGTAATTTCGAGTGTTCAACATATATCAAGTACAAAAGAAGTAGCTTGTGCACCACAAACTTATACATTTAGACCAATAATGACGTCATAGTCAAGAAAAGAGTTCCTTATAGTGTTTgtgtaacggtccaagtccactgctagcagatattgtcctctttgggttttcctttccgagcttcccctcaaggttttaaaatgcgtctactaggaagaggttttcacacccttataaagaatgtttcattcccccactccaaccaatgtgagatctcacaattcactcccttcggagcccagcatcctcgctagcacaccgcctagtgtccactccgcccaagtccactgctagcaaatattgtcctctttggactttctctttcgggcttcctctcaaggttttaaaatgcgtctactaaggagaggtttccacacccttataaagaatgtttcgtttccctctacGGTTGAACATAAATACTTTCACTAGTTGAGCTAGTATATTATGTTAAAGCATATTTAACTAGTTCAGATAATAAGCTAATTACAGATTTCAAATTCTATAATACATACCTGTATGGACCATCTCCAACGATCGCAATTCTTGCTTCGGGAAGTCTATCCATGATCCTATCAAATTGTGAGAACAAGTGAAATGTTTGCAAGACATGAACATATGTACGGCTACAAAAAGGTCATGCTCAGGCAACCAAAAAAGACTCTAAATATACCATAATAATGACAAAAATCAAGCTCGTCAAGGAAATCTCccttttaaacaaaattttcaatggtTTTTGGTACTACTTGTTTCTCCATGAGGATTATACGTGATCCTCTACTTGTCTAATtacttcatttattaaaatatcgtTTTGACTTCGAATAAAAAAGGTTATCCTCAAAGCTCAATCGTTTAAACTTGATCATTTTCTACCTAATGAAATCTGAGCATACTGAGGCAGCCACCattttcttagtcattttgCAACTCCAACCTCATCCAAACTCTAGACCATGATGTGCTAGCGCTAAACAATAATTTGTAGAAATTTCAGAAGGCCAAGAAAGCTAACCATATTTTCAACGTTTCAATTAACAAAATCAGTACCTTTTGAGGAAATCCAAGCTCTTCTCAACTCCAAGTCGTCCAACATGGATTATCAGTGGTTTATCAGGCTCGCCGCCACTGTTTGACAAAGACAGATCGTGTGAAAGGAGATAAGTTCTTAAGTTACATGGTTTTAAGAGATATATATGAGCTGGGAATCTCACCTAAGTCTCAATCTCATTTCGTGAGAACGGAAACGAGGATGAAAACTGACAGAATCTACACCCTTATTCCAAAGCTTAATCTTATTAGCtgcaaagaaagagaaatcaAGCAAATAACTTGGCTACAACTCTTTGTGAATCTATGCTCTAACAGTAAAAGATGTCAAATGAATCTCCCCCTTTCACAGAATAgaatatgataaaataaatcttcTCATTAGTTCATGCACTATTTCAAATCACCTGCTGTCACTCTTTCAGCTTCAAGATCCTTGCCAATGGCAGCAGATGGAACCAAGGTAAGATCAGCCACTCTGTGGAGGAATTCTAAAAAGAAAGACTGAATTCTAAATGGTGATCCTTAACATTCATATTGATATGATGGAATAGAATAAATCTTCACGTACTTATAACAAGCCACATGGGTTTAACTAACCAACTAAATGTATACCTTGGAATGTATCTGCACATCAAAAAAGACAGATACATGTTAATGTAGTATCGGATATAATCGACAACAAGATGATCTCGAATATAACCATTCACGGATTTCCAATGCTTGTAATTGGATGTTGGATGGTGATAGTAGATTGGAGTAcgttcaaaaggaaaaaggataAGAAAAGAACCTACACTGGTACATGAGTATGGTAAGACAAAACTAGCGGTACACTTGATAGTTTTGCTATAATCAGAGCTCCGAACACCTAGAATACAGTTTGGCAATGGTCAATCTGCTAGCTCAATTCAAAAACTCAAACTATAACGTTCGAAttcaagaacttcaagatACAATGGGATGATATTGACACTTGCCATTATCCCCGGTGATGAAGCATGTATGATGTCGGGTTTAAACCGAACAACTTCTGAAATTATTCTTGGACTAAGTGCTAGAGAAAGTGGCACCTTATGATACAAGGGACATGGAAAGCTGCCAATAGTTAAAGATCAGTTGAGCAATAGATAGAACCTTCGACGGAAACTGAAGGCTTGAGATTATGAACTTCATTCATGAAAGCAAAAGAGCTGAGATAAGAAGCAAAAATGAGCAAGGACTGAGGGTCAGTGTTGTTAGATATTATCATCTGACATGAAGTACCTAACTTACCTTCGCGATCCAATTAATTTTGCACCGTAAAACTCCTCTGGTACACCTTCATGAGTTGTCACAACCATCACCTAagtaaattatagaaaaagtCAACTTTTCTATTGCTAAAAtattagctttttttttttcttcttttttccataTGAATTGCTTGTTTTGTATCCTAACGCCGagcaaaaaataattaaatagaacATACTCAAGCTTGTCGAACTAAAGAATTCAAGATTGGTTAAAAATGCATGTATAGAAGCTAAAATAGAAGAAAGGGATAAAATTGAACCTCGTCACCCATTTCACGTAGATAGCGAATGAAGTTCTGGAAGCGGTTTTTGTATCCCGACACGTATCTGTAAAACCAACAATGCAGTGACTCAACATTTTAATGACAAGTATCAGCACAATGAAGTCAATGatataaagaagaagaagaaatttcttCAACAGGATGGCCTAACGTATTATGATTTGTGAACTATAGAGAATTTCTTATTCTTCGTTTTTTTCCTctaaaagaagaataagaaataatcTCCAATAGTTCACAAATGTCCATTAAGAAAAGTTACGAAACTAAACATTCATCCAGAGGATCCATGTGAAAACCCGCCATGGCCGCAACCCGGAGACTACTTGGGCCAATGCATGGCGAAGATCAAAGTAGCTTCCCATATCAAAAGCTGAGTCAATGAAGTTAGAAACAGCCCCTTCAAGAAGAGGCCTAATTAGGATGCCCAGAAATAAGATCCAAACCAACCCCTCATTTGACATCAAGCATATATCAACCCATAGATGCATTAAGCCATGTAAGACACAAAGTACAATGGGGAAAAAGCAAAAAGCAGTCGAAACAAAATCTTAAGATCAGCTGAGAATGCGGTTCCCTGTAACTAGAAGATGGGAAACAAATACACAAGGCCAATAGAAGCTTCAACAGTAGAAAACACAGATCGATTAAGCATAGAAACACTCACGCAAAGGGAGAAGGCTCAATAAAGAGAGCAATACGACGAGGTTTGGAATTGATCTCAGGGTCAAGCAAAGGAGGAATATCATCCTCACCATCTTCAGGCCTAACTTCAGCAATAGTCATTTCGTTAGCCACAACACTACTCCTACTTCTGGGGTTTGAAGTAGAAGACTAAAATGTGGGATTCTAAAAGCGGAGGGGGCTTTGGTGGCGGAAGTGGAAAAGGGAggagaaagagagttttgtAGAAAGAGAAATGGTGTTCATTATGAAAGGAAGTTTGACACTTGACAGCATATAATATGGTATGTGCACTTTCTGAGTTGGGATTTTGGGAAGAGGATGAACTTTAGCTGTCCGATGATTTTGAAAAGTTGGGTAACAAAGCAAGCAAtccaaaacccaaaagagaaggagagagagacaaagaCGGAAATATTCGTCGAGTGGTATTGGAGAGCATCTGGGAAGACTTGAGGAGACTACATTTGTGGACATTCCATTCCCAGTTCTTGGGATTTGTCTCCTGTGTGGAATCAACGAaagcttcttcctttttcttttcttttNggtttaaaataaaaaaaataaaaaaaaggaaatgaaattttgaaaaagNTATCCTAACGCCGagcaaaaaataattaaatagaacATACTCAAGCTTGTCGAACTAAAGAATTCAAGATTGGTTAAAAATGCATGTATAGAAGCTAAAATAGAAGAAAGGGATAAAATTGAACCTCGTCACCCATTTCACGTAGATAGCGAATGAAGTTCTGGAAGCGGTTTTTGTATCCCGACACGTATCTGTAAAACCAACAATGCAGTGACTCAACATTTTAATGACAAGTATCAGCACAATGAAGTCAATGatataaagaagaagaagaaatttcttCAACAGGATGGCCTAACGTATTATGATTTGTGAACTATAGAGAATTTCTTATTCTTCGTTTTTTTCCTctaaaagaagaataagaaataatcTCCAATAGTTCACAAATGTCCATTAAGAAAAGTTACGAAACTAAACATTCATCCAGAGGATCCATGTGAAAACCCGCCATGGCCGCAACCCGGAGACTACTTGGGCCAATGCATGGCGAAGATCAAAGTAGCTTCCCATATCAAAAGCTGAGTCAATGAAGTTAGAAACAGCCCCTTCAAGAAGAGGCCTAATTAGGATGCCCAGAAATAAGATCCAAACCAACCCCTCATTTGACATCAAGCATATATCAACCCATAGATGCATTAAGCCATGTAAGACACAAAGTACAATGGGGAAAAAGCAAAAAGCAGTCGAAACAAAATCTTAAGATCAGCTGAGAATGCGGTTCCCTGTAACTAGAAGATGGGAAACAAATACACAAGGCCAATAGAAGCTTCAACAGTAGAAAACACAGATCGATTAAGCATAGAAACACTCACGCAAAGGGAGAAGGCTCAATAAAGAGAGCAATACGACGAGGTTTGGAATTGATCTCAGGGTCAAGCAAAGGAGGAATATCATCCTCACCATCTTCAGGCCTAACTTCAGCAATAGTCATTTCGTTAGCCACAACACTACTCCTACTTCTGGGGTTTGAAGTAGAAGACTAAAATGTGGGATTCTAAAAGCGGAGGGGGCTTTGGTGGCGGAAGTGGAAAAGGGAggagaaagagagttttgtAGAAAGAGAAATGGTGTTCATTATGAAAGGAAGTTTGACACTTGACAGCATATAATATGGTATGTGCACTTTCTGAGTTGGGATTTTGGGAAGAGGATGAACTTTAGCTGTCCGATGATTTTGAAAAGTTGGGTAACAAAGCAAGCAAtccaaaacccaaaagagaaggagagagagacaaagaCGGAAATATTCGTCGAGTGGTATTGGAGAGCATCTGGGAAGACTTGAGGAGACTACATTTGTGGACATTCCATTCCCAGTTCTTGGGATTTGTCTCCTGTGTGGAATCAACGAaagcttcttcctttttcttttctttttttctttttttccatcCGTCTAATTTGGATTATCGTTTATTCGTGTTTATATCATGATGACAATTActagttaatattttaatggaTACAAATGGTTTAANGAGCACATGAAGTCATCAGCTTTTCCTCCAACTCTCATAATTCACACCCAGCTTGGAATTTCTGGTTTTGggtcaattattttttagtttctttgttcctttttcttcaCCAAATGTTGGAAACTCTAACATCTATCTAATTCACCATTATACCTTCACTTAtggatttaaataattaccaAATTTTCTCTCTGATTATTTATGTTAGCTTAGGTCAGATGtttctattattatataattgttattcataaataaaagtgaaattaTCAAATGTATACTACCAAGTCAATTTGGATTATCAATTCTGTCCATTAAGAAGAACTCATAATTTAATCCATATCTATagtaaatgactaaaatggcCCTCAcatcagaaaataaaaaataaaaaaatcaaacgaCTAAAAAGGTAATTACTGATGGGCTTACCCGTACCCGTACTGAATTTGTCAAGCCCACGGTAAAGAGCTTTAGCCCGTTTTGACAGTTTGGGCCGCCTCTGCGTTAGGCCCCTACACAGAAAGAACCCATAACTTCAGtcgatttttaataaaataattaaaataaactaaaattattataacacttttattttgaaacttgCATCATCTAAAAGAGGAGCTTTTTAAAAGATCGGTCAAACTGATCGATCGATCAATAATAAACTAACATAAAGTTGGTCGTGAATGATAACTAATCTCTGGTTAACTTCAaagtataatataattaaaaggaCAGATAAACGTGAAGCTATCATTTTCAACTAAAAACCATGGGTGCACCATaagcttaaataaataatattactaaaatttcaaaggaaATGTGCAAAAATCTGatagatctcacattggttagagaatgaaatattatttacaaGGTGTAGAAAACTCTCCCTACTATAAACATTTTCTTAGGGgaagcaagaaaaagaaagtccaAATAGAACCATATTTACTAGCAATAGGCTTAGGCCGTTCCAAACGATATCAGAGCAGACACTGGGCCACTGGGCCATATGTTAGTAAGGAGGCTAAGTCCCAaagaagtggattgtgagatctcatatcggttggaagGAGAACAGTAGAAATATCTCACTAGCATCACtataaaaactttgaggagaaacttaaaaggaaaattcGATAGAAGAGGGGAAATGGCGTAAATGAACAGGAATAAGGACCAAGGGGGTTTTCTTTGATTGTGATTGTCAATACCACATTTGGCGTGTGGATTCATCAATCTAATGGCTGTAAGTTTaggtttagagagagaaaaaagaagaaacacaaAAGAATTCAGTTAAAGATgtagaacaaaacataagcaaaaaagtagaagaaaacataacaaTGACGTACACAGTGTAATTAAAGGTGTTGAACAGATGAAGAGGAGTCAACAGACAGGTAAAGAATTGAATTCAGGCCCCCTTCAGCTTTAATTCTCAGTCAAAAGGTCAAAAATCTCAGAGCATGCACATTTTTCAAGACAAATTATTCTGCGAAGGAcagtaaaagagaaaagaaaaagtgaatgGGAAAAAGTTTTATTCAAGCAAGCAACAGAGAATTCAAGCAACAGAGGCCCACTAACCTTTAACCATGGCGAAGGATTTCTGTGATTCTACTGGAAATGGGAATCAAGATGGCCATCTAAAGAGAAACTTGTAGGGCCCTTCCGTTGTGCCTCAAAAGCAACGATGATGCTGAGGAGTATCAAGTGGTTGTCTCTCTCTTGCTCCCCCCTTTGATTCTCTCCctcttctacttcttctttttcttcctctttttattCTCTGCTGGCTCCACTGAACTCTTTTCTGACCTAATCCACTTCCCATAACACCCTTCCTTCATGTATTACCCATATAAAAACCTAATCTTTCTTCACCCCTTCAATCCAAACCAAgaatctttttatatataaatcaaatgTCTATTTGAACGTAAACCAAGCGTTTACTTTGAGCCTCTCTGCCGACTACAAAAGTTACTACCTTCCCTCTGTCTCCCTCTAAAACCCATATCTGTTTATCCCTTGGATTTACATCTCACTTGTAAGGTTGAAATGACAAGGAAATCCAGCAAACGGGTCAGCTTCAGTCCTGATGTGAATGATAACCCAACAGTCGTGCTCAAACACGGCGGCGGTGAAGACGGCGCTGGAACTTTGAGCTTCGGCCTGAGCAGAGACACAAGGCACTTGCCGGTGGGATTTCTACAGAGTTTCAAGGCCAGAGTAAGTGAAGCCATTCGCTTTGTATCCACCAAAAAATCTTCACGAAAGGTTTCTTCAGCCGCCACTTTTACAAGGTCAAGATCGGTTTCGGATTCCATGGAGTCGCATCGTGCTGAAGCAATCGAAGATTGCATCGAATTCTTAAACCACTCTTCATCTTTGTCCAGATTAAATTCAGTCTCTGGGAGTACTTACTGAAAGTTCTGTAATCGTGGGAGCGGAACGCATGTAAAATATAGTCGATATTTTAGACATTCTTTTGCGTGCCCGTCTCTGTAAGATGATGCTGTAGCAGATGATAATCGAGTTTCAGTCTTCGAAGCTCGAAACTTTTCATGTCTAAATGCCTTGAACTCGAGCAGATATCTGTTCATTATAAAATTACATCAATTGGATATCTACAATATATCACTTGATgaggtaaaaaagaaaatgtacaTATAAGTTTATTTCACTGCGTTATTTTTGTTCAATGATGTCCACCATTAAACGCCTAAATTATGGCATCTCCAAAAGGAGGGAATGGGATAGACAACAAGAATCTCTATGCGTGATATGTCGGgtcataaatttttagaagGCAACAGTTAGAAAGGGATGAGTTAGACCTGTGAATTTGGAGGGCCACGCCTTTGAATAGCTCAGATTCCCATTAGCAAGGATGGTTGGTTGATTCACTATCAGGGGGGCCACCTGTAAAACCAAGTTTGTCCAAACATTTGCATATGAAAAACATAGAAACATGCAGACCGACATGCAGTAGAATGCCCTTAAAAAATGTGTAATGCTCAAaatgattttcctttcttgtttttgtttgtggtATGCATGGGGGTGGGGTTCATGTCCATGGAAATTATGAAGGATGAGTAAGACTCGTGCGGGATAATCTCGTGCTTATCATAATACATCTTCTTAATCTTTATGTATTTCagttaaaataatcaaaatcaagatccacattttttttttttttacaaaaataggACAGAGACTGAGAGGGGGGAGGGAGAAATGATTGCTGTTTCTTAATAATTACCAGTCCATCCAAATCAACTTTGCAGGTTATCTAACATTGAATAGCACAATCCGGAATCCAAGGAAGGTTTAGTTCTCGAATTCCTTCACTGGAAggttttcttcatttcaagaGCCCTGTTGTAAGGAGGGGCAATAGGAGGTTGCACCAGGATCAAAGTTCCCTCGGCACCTCTGGGCAGTAGGTATGAACGATCGGAATCATATCCGCTGAGGGGATACTTTATTGGGTCCTCCCAGCCACCCACTACTGCAATCTGAGAGGGACACAATGCAGCAAAATAGCAATGCTATTACTTCCTCTTGTGTAACCAAAAATACCAGGGAATTGATCACATTGAAATCAGAGACACTAattatataaagtttaaagacAAGAAGACATGGTCATAGCCAGCTGTAAAACATATTAATCtttaaagaacaagaacatgtTGTATCACGTCCTTCGATATGTGAACTCCCAATCAAGGTCGTACATCGAGTTTACCTAAGTCATCTCCTCCTGATGGGCTTCCCACCTTTTCTAGCAGGGGTTGGATCTTATGGGTTGAAACCCTCAGGAGGCGAATAATTCTCACAAACTACAAATGCCTCAACATTCACACCCAGT
This portion of the Cucurbita pepo subsp. pepo cultivar mu-cu-16 chromosome LG08, ASM280686v2, whole genome shotgun sequence genome encodes:
- the LOC111800284 gene encoding sulfoquinovosyl transferase SQD2-like produces the protein MTIAEVRPEDGEDDIPPLLDPEINSKPRRIALFIEPSPFAYVSGYKNRFQNFIRYLREMGDEVMVVTTHEGVPEEFYGAKLIGSRSFPCPLYHKVPLSLALSPRIISEVVRFKPDIIHASSPGIMVFGALIIAKLSSVPLVLSYHTHVPVYIPRYTFSWLVKPMWLVIKFLHRVADLTLVPSAAIGKDLEAERVTAANKIKLWNKGVDSVSFHPRFRSHEMRLRLSGGEPDKPLIIHVGRLGVEKSLDFLKRIMDRLPEARIAIVGDGPYREELEKMFTGMPAVFTGMLSGEELSQAYASGDIFVMPSESETLGLVVLEAMSSGIPVIGARAGGVPDIIPPEQDGKIGHLYTPGDIDDCLNKLKPLLDNRELRETMAKAARKEMEKYDWKAATQIIRNEHYNLAVWFWRKKRVEFLRPFQWLFNRIFPSP
- the LOC111800185 gene encoding uncharacterized protein LOC111800185, whose amino-acid sequence is MTRKSSKRVSFSPDVNDNPTVVLKHGGGEDGAGTLSFGLSRDTRHLPVGFLQSFKARVSEAIRFVSTKKSSRKVSSAATFTRSRSVSDSMESHRAEAIEDCIEFLNHSSSLSRLNSVSGSTY